In Halapricum desulfuricans, a single window of DNA contains:
- a CDS encoding HalOD1 output domain-containing protein gives MNKQGELVVYRSCTPVVDAEYDVESNSSAMESVVWALADAVGVDPADLPPLFDYVEPDALNALFDPSDRVADGDTLLSFQVDTWNVFVRSDGRIRVCDGTQLTDPKPVFESTTV, from the coding sequence ATGAATAAGCAGGGGGAACTAGTAGTTTACCGTAGTTGCACACCGGTTGTTGATGCAGAATACGACGTCGAAAGTAACAGCTCAGCTATGGAGTCTGTTGTATGGGCTTTGGCGGACGCTGTCGGTGTTGATCCAGCTGATCTCCCACCCCTGTTCGATTACGTTGAGCCGGACGCCCTCAACGCACTGTTTGACCCTTCTGACAGAGTCGCAGACGGTGACACCCTCCTCAGTTTTCAGGTAGATACGTGGAACGTGTTCGTCCGCTCCGACGGTCGTATCCGCGTCTGTGATGGCACTCAACTAACCGATCCAAAACCGGTCTTCGAGTCCACCACTGTCTAA
- a CDS encoding sensor histidine kinase: MNSDGDGTAIIILMVTADREFAAASERNLTRQSDLQVKTVTTVGAAIDVLAATDDIDCIVSDHDLPDTDGVAFLEVVRAHLPTLPFILFTSEGNETVASRAISADVTEYLIKEHHSDQWERLTRFIIDAVAFSRKRDDFLTTETRATTLLDAVQDMIVVVREGRLEYVNQTGVDLLEAADRTAVTGRSVGEMISTDADIAISEHLRPIQTAETSLEQFEAQLTRGDGSTVPVEVTATRIPWMDAPSVILVLHDISARKAGEHTLRWFRQAVEAAGHAIYITDSKGVITYVNPAFEQITGYASAEAIGRNPRILKSGEMSEDYYDRLWATVLEGEVWVEEVINQRHNGERYYAHQTIAPVIDDAGDVEAFVAVQTDISEQKDREAQLRQYGRAINGAAELITAFDDEYTYIFANPAYRQFHGIETPDITDTRLPTAIGEAAFETAEPYIKQALSGDIVRYRMRREQPDKPARTFDIRYTPLEDEMGSIQGVVATMRDLTEQIERETQLASLDRLLRHNLHNGLNVILGRAELIATQPSGDIGSHVKTIETAAERLLEQADKEREIVELLTGQSNPTAVNMNGMVEAVVAEIKIDHPEVDISLDIPETVEVRTVPQVERAIEEVIENAVIHNDHESPAITISIEEHDERIELSVADDGPGIPPAEQKVIGEEATIGPLLHSEGMGLWLVKRVMTHIGGTLRFDGTASHGSVVTLVIPRSFLEMHDPNESLGSIGFDRQNW; the protein is encoded by the coding sequence ATGAATTCAGACGGAGATGGCACGGCGATCATTATCCTCATGGTCACGGCCGATCGGGAGTTTGCCGCTGCGTCTGAACGGAATCTAACCCGACAGTCAGACCTGCAAGTCAAGACCGTCACTACAGTCGGCGCGGCGATCGACGTGCTCGCAGCTACTGACGATATCGACTGTATCGTCAGTGATCATGACCTTCCGGACACCGATGGTGTTGCCTTTCTTGAAGTCGTTCGAGCACACCTCCCAACGCTCCCGTTTATTCTCTTTACCAGTGAGGGCAATGAGACAGTCGCCAGTCGTGCTATCTCTGCCGACGTCACTGAATACCTTATTAAGGAACATCACAGCGATCAGTGGGAACGACTGACTCGTTTCATTATCGATGCCGTTGCGTTCTCTCGCAAACGCGATGACTTCCTCACCACCGAGACCCGTGCAACGACTCTATTAGATGCTGTTCAGGACATGATCGTTGTCGTCCGTGAAGGCCGTCTCGAATACGTCAACCAGACCGGCGTCGATCTCTTGGAAGCGGCCGATCGGACAGCTGTGACTGGCCGCTCAGTTGGAGAGATGATTTCAACTGACGCCGACATCGCCATATCTGAGCACCTCAGACCGATACAGACAGCAGAGACGTCGCTCGAACAATTCGAGGCACAACTCACACGTGGCGATGGCTCGACCGTTCCCGTCGAGGTGACGGCCACACGCATTCCATGGATGGACGCACCGTCAGTCATCCTCGTGCTGCACGATATTAGCGCACGCAAGGCAGGCGAGCACACGCTCCGGTGGTTCAGACAGGCGGTTGAGGCTGCCGGCCATGCGATCTACATCACCGATTCCAAGGGAGTCATCACGTACGTCAATCCCGCGTTCGAACAAATCACGGGGTATGCCAGTGCCGAGGCTATCGGCCGAAATCCACGCATTCTCAAGTCGGGGGAAATGAGCGAAGACTACTATGATCGACTGTGGGCGACCGTTCTCGAAGGAGAGGTCTGGGTCGAAGAGGTAATCAACCAGCGTCACAACGGTGAGCGGTATTACGCCCACCAGACGATTGCACCCGTGATTGACGACGCCGGCGACGTAGAGGCGTTCGTTGCCGTCCAGACAGACATCTCAGAACAAAAAGATCGAGAAGCCCAACTTCGTCAGTACGGACGTGCGATCAACGGTGCAGCCGAACTGATTACAGCGTTCGACGATGAGTATACATATATTTTCGCCAACCCAGCCTATCGCCAGTTCCATGGAATTGAAACCCCAGATATAACCGACACGAGACTACCAACGGCCATTGGCGAAGCAGCATTCGAGACAGCCGAGCCCTACATCAAGCAGGCGCTGTCGGGAGACATTGTCAGGTATCGGATGCGGCGTGAGCAACCCGACAAACCGGCTCGAACGTTCGATATCCGGTACACGCCCCTTGAAGACGAGATGGGCAGTATCCAAGGCGTGGTGGCGACGATGCGGGATCTCACCGAGCAAATAGAGCGTGAAACCCAACTGGCATCGCTTGATCGGTTACTCCGGCATAACCTCCACAACGGGTTGAACGTCATTCTCGGTCGTGCGGAGCTGATTGCGACTCAACCATCGGGTGACATTGGATCGCACGTGAAGACTATCGAGACAGCGGCCGAACGTCTCCTTGAGCAGGCCGACAAGGAGCGAGAGATTGTTGAATTACTGACCGGCCAATCGAACCCAACAGCAGTCAACATGAACGGAATGGTCGAAGCAGTCGTGGCGGAAATCAAAATCGACCATCCTGAAGTAGATATCAGTCTGGACATACCTGAGACAGTCGAGGTGAGGACGGTTCCGCAAGTAGAACGGGCTATTGAGGAAGTCATCGAGAACGCCGTCATCCACAACGATCACGAATCACCGGCTATCACGATTAGCATCGAGGAGCATGACGAGAGAATCGAACTCAGCGTCGCTGACGATGGGCCTGGCATTCCGCCTGCTGAACAGAAAGTAATCGGTGAGGAGGCAACAATCGGGCCACTGTTACACAGTGAAGGGATGGGACTGTGGCTTGTCAAGCGGGTCATGACGCATATTGGAGGAACACTTCGGTTCGACGGGACTGCATCTCACGGGAGCGTCGTGACACTTGTTATCCCCCGTAGCTTCCTAGAGATGCACGACCCCAATGAATCACTGGGAAGTATCGGCTTCGATCGTCAGAACTGGTGA
- a CDS encoding PAS domain-containing sensor histidine kinase produces the protein MDERENQVTEFIQDQYVPNIYQLSFESSLAGIAIADLEGVLREVNPAFIDMWGYDDRDNVVGRSVTEFWVDTEKATSVATTVIEHGEWEGELRAEAKDGSTFHARVEASAVTNENGELVYIMSSFIDVSERVSRENELTRKNEQLEQFASVISHDLRNPLQVAQGRIELAQTEHESEHLSDAVAALERTQAILDDLQTLAREGEHVNDIEQVNLTATAEDCWQQVPTAEATLVTDTSQRIRADESRLKQLLENLMRNAVKHGGSKVTVTIGDLENGFYVADDGAGISPDIRQQMFDAGFSTTTEGTGFGLNIVEQVADAHGWEVEVTKSEYDGARFEITGVESIPAAE, from the coding sequence ATGGATGAACGAGAGAACCAGGTCACAGAGTTTATCCAAGATCAATATGTCCCAAATATCTATCAATTATCCTTTGAATCTTCGCTTGCAGGAATCGCGATCGCGGATTTAGAAGGTGTCTTACGCGAAGTGAACCCTGCGTTCATCGATATGTGGGGATATGACGATCGAGATAACGTCGTCGGTCGGTCAGTAACCGAATTTTGGGTTGACACTGAGAAAGCAACCTCGGTCGCTACTACCGTTATTGAACACGGCGAGTGGGAGGGCGAGCTTCGTGCGGAAGCAAAAGACGGGAGTACATTCCACGCCCGCGTCGAAGCCAGTGCCGTGACGAATGAAAACGGCGAACTAGTCTATATTATGTCTTCATTTATTGATGTTTCTGAACGTGTCTCTCGTGAGAATGAGCTTACCCGCAAGAACGAACAACTTGAACAGTTCGCAAGCGTGATTTCGCACGATCTTCGCAATCCCTTACAGGTTGCACAGGGACGTATCGAATTGGCCCAAACAGAGCATGAAAGTGAGCATCTTTCGGATGCAGTAGCCGCATTAGAGCGGACACAGGCGATTCTTGATGACCTGCAGACATTGGCACGCGAAGGCGAGCATGTGAATGACATTGAACAAGTCAATCTCACCGCCACGGCTGAAGACTGTTGGCAGCAGGTGCCAACAGCTGAAGCGACATTGGTGACCGACACGTCACAGCGGATTCGAGCCGACGAAAGTCGCCTCAAGCAGTTACTGGAGAATTTGATGCGAAACGCGGTCAAACATGGAGGGTCAAAGGTGACTGTGACAATTGGCGATCTTGAAAATGGATTCTACGTTGCAGATGATGGAGCAGGAATTTCACCAGATATCCGCCAACAAATGTTCGACGCGGGGTTCTCAACGACGACGGAAGGAACTGGCTTTGGTCTAAATATCGTTGAGCAAGTTGCCGACGCCCATGGGTGGGAAGTCGAGGTGACAAAAAGTGAATACGACGGAGCACGATTCGAAATTACGGGTGTAGAGAGTATACCAGCTGCTGAATAG
- a CDS encoding PIN domain-containing protein → MKLVIDANVVISALIADSKTRELIVTLDPDLLTPAFVHDEIENYEDLIVEKSGMKPDRVTQFIELLFQYIDVVPTSEFYPAIESADEAIGDTDPDDVLYLACAIACDAAIWSDDSDFDEQDLVETYSTIEVINSFDTR, encoded by the coding sequence ATGAAGCTGGTCATCGACGCCAACGTCGTCATCTCTGCACTTATCGCTGATTCGAAAACGCGGGAGCTCATCGTCACGCTCGACCCCGACCTCTTGACACCCGCATTCGTTCACGACGAAATCGAGAACTACGAGGATCTGATCGTCGAGAAGTCGGGAATGAAACCGGACCGGGTGACACAGTTCATCGAGCTTCTGTTCCAATACATCGACGTTGTCCCAACCAGTGAGTTCTATCCGGCCATCGAGAGCGCGGATGAAGCAATTGGTGACACTGATCCGGATGATGTGCTCTATCTGGCGTGTGCGATTGCCTGCGATGCGGCCATCTGGAGTGACGACTCAGACTTTGACGAACAGGATCTGGTTGAGACGTACTCGACGATTGAGGTTATCAACTCGTTCGACACGCGCTAA